From a single Silene latifolia isolate original U9 population chromosome 6, ASM4854445v1, whole genome shotgun sequence genomic region:
- the LOC141588618 gene encoding replication protein A 70 kDa DNA-binding subunit B-like: MMTITFEAVDMTGSLMFTTFNVDSEKLLGKKVEEIYNMPEPEKQQYLTDAETRIRATTIYLQVRPATALSRNGVLKKLAREAAGHAGLYSIKLKVIDKQSIHSMLQNNKLEYETITFEDDEGTNLQCVLHNEEIQMYKDIIVNNMNYEIYNPTIIALLGEDSETVVDQVYQLSFNSLTVVQPIFDEQPEDQTNYQFIASIPRLIKMNERYDVLGILMFVNPNCQVPRSNGQHWNVCEVFIVDQSSEQLITVTAWEGMAIEECRNLCSLATSFPVVAFTSLRAAYRKGFSLSTTEETVVNLSPIGNKAALGETHQELLNTKKQQLLNVLYPEEGRKIITMAELFQKKVTETLQEEEHWLKVDLTNFDISKLQLYLGCSNCGRINDKAIDITYTCSSCLKVGVISTPRLQITFDAADETGSFFFTAYNENAEILLEVEAAILYSMTPQEKEEYLLQIERQVRDNPVYIQVRPSSALARYRKLYWIKITLTKIASKQYPKDGLKILSTQDHAYRNTCVTEQHYKEFI, encoded by the exons TGAAGCAGTTGACATGACAGGATCATTAATGTTTACTACGTTCAATGTCGATTCCGAGAAACTACTTGGAAAAAAGGTTGAGGAAATATACAACATGCCGGAGCCG GAAAAGCAACAATACCTAACAGATGCTGAAACTCGAATCCGGGCAACTACAATTTATCTGCAAGTAAGGCCTGCAACAGCACTCTCCAGGAATGGAGTGCTAAA GAAACTTGCTAGGGAGGCTGCAGGTCATGCTGGATTATATTCTATCAAATTGAAGGTTATTGACAAACAAAGCATCCATTCTATGCTGCAAAACAACAAACTGGAGTACGAAACTATAACATTTGAAGATGACGAG GGAACTAATTTGCAATGTGTCCTACACAATGAAGAGATACAAATGTATAAAGATATTATAGTTAATAACATGAACTACGAAATTTACAATCCCACCATCATAGCCCTGCTTGGTGAAGATTCTGAAACCGTAGTTGATCAAGTGTATCAGTTGTCATTCAACAGCCTAACTGTAGTTCAACCTATTTTCGATGAACAACCTGAGGACCAAACCAACTACCAATTTATTGCATCCATTCCAAGGCTCATCAAAATGAATGAGAGATATG ATGTATTAGGAATACTTATGTTTGTAAATCCCAATTGTCAAGTACCTAGATCGAATGGCCAACATTGGAATGTTTGTGAGGTATTTATTGTTGATCAAAG CTCTGAGCAATTGATAACAGTCACAGCCTGGGAAGGCATGGCTATTGAAGAATGTCGGAATCTGTGTTCACTAGCAACATCCTTTCCAGTAGTGGCATTTACATCACTACGTGCAGCTTACAGAAAAG GGTTCTCACTTTCGACAACAGAAGAAACAGTGGTTAACCTATCTCCAATAGGGAACAAGGCTGCTTT AGGAGAAACACATCAAGAACTACTGAATACTAAGAAACAACAACTCTTAAATGTGCTCTATCCAGAAGAAGGGCGCAAAATTATTACAATGGCAGAGTTGTTTCAAAAaaag GTAACTGAGACTCTCCAAGAGGAAGAACACTGGTTAAAGGTGGACCTTACTAATTTTGACATTAGTAAACTACAATTATATCTTGGATGTAGCAACTGCGGAAGAATCAATGACAAGGCCATAGACATAACATACACATGTAGCAGCTGCTTGAAAGTAGGTGTCATTTCCACTCCAAG ATTGCAGATTACATTTGACGCTGCAGACGAAACAGGCAGTTTCTTTTTCACGGCCTATAATGAAAATGCAGAGATACTTCTAGAAGTTGAAGCAGCTATTTTGTACTCAATGACTCCACAG GAAAAAGAGGAATACCTGCTCCAAATTGAAAGGCAGGTTAGGGATAATCCAGTATACATCCAAGTCAGACCATCATCAGCTCTTGCCAGATACAGAAAGCTCTACTGG ATAAAAATAACTTTAACTAAGATTGCAAGCAAACAATATCCAAAGGATGGCTTGAAGATACTAAGTACACAGGACCATGCTTATAGAAACACATGTGTAACAGAGCAGCACTATAAAGAGTTCATTTAA